One Brassica napus cultivar Da-Ae chromosome A5, Da-Ae, whole genome shotgun sequence DNA window includes the following coding sequences:
- the LOC106451824 gene encoding 5'-adenylylsulfate reductase-like 4 has protein sequence MEKWIFLLLLVIVFGKLTFVAFCARVPICTPRSVKDYYTFELRDPTCPLSDELHERLHFVVVTEGDERWLQTALDMIHKNKCNYVALLFYASWCPFSISFRPSFHVISSLYSSIPHFAIKESSVKPSTLSKYGVHGFPTLLLVNSTMRARYRGTRMLDSLVAFYTDVTGIETLDKTSIEKSVPVPHLGNEDNTEPENCPFTWARSPENMIRQETCLALAVAFILLRLLYLVYPALVVLMKYTWRRIAHNLRQESPSGFSAELYNYACIL, from the exons ATGGAGAAATGGATCTTTTTGTTGCTGTTGGTGATTGTGTTTGGGAAGCTAACGTTCGTTGCCTTCTGCGCTAGGGTTCCGATTTGTACTCCGAGGTCTGTTAAAGATTACTACACCTTTGAGTTACGCGATCCGACTTGTCCACTTTCTGACGAATTACACGAGCGTCTTCATTTTGTTGTCGTCACCGAG GGTGATGAGCGTTGGTTGCAAACAGCTTTGGATATGATTCACAAAAACAAGTGTAACTATGTGGCTTTGCTCTTCTATGCATCATGGTGTCCTTTCTCAATCTCCTTTAGACCAAGCTTCCATGTCATCTCTTCTCTCTACTCCTCAATTCCTCACTTTGCAATAAAGGAATCATCCGTTAAGCCAAG CACCCTCTCTAAGTATGGAGTTCATGGGTTTCCTACTCTCTTGCTTGTGAATTCAACAATGAGGGCACGGTACCGAGGAACTAGAATGCTTGATTCTCTTGTTGCTTTCTACACCGATGTTACCG GCATTGAGACGCTGGATAAGACTTCCATCGAGAAAAGCGTACCAGTTCCTCATCTTGGCAACGAAGACAATACTGAGCCAGAGAACTGCCCTTTCACATGGGCGAGATCACCCGAGAATATGATTCGCCAAGAGACCTGTTTGGCTCTTGCTGTCGCATTCATTCTGTTGAGATTGCTCTATTTGGTTTATCCTGCACTCGTTGTGTTGATGAAGTACACTTGGAGACGGATTGCTCATAACTTGAGACAGGAAAGCCCGTCGGGTTTCTCAGCCGAGCTGTACAACTATGCATGCATCTTATAG
- the LOC106345183 gene encoding TLC domain-containing protein 5 isoform X1: MEEEYIRVINITVIGVISWGLIFILVRRIFSNYSFDFSTRIVSTLHATVAVVLATLTIQDWSCPVYPIASTSSLQQMETMAFSLSYMIYDLICSHFDQVLSIDNAVHHSVCILGFVAGLCYRKCASEMVAAIWITEISSPVLHLREILKEIGYRDTDLNLAADVCFATIFSLARMVGGPYLVYVTMAADNPILIKAMALGLQLVSAFWFYKILKMMRYKIMRRSMPNTKSD; this comes from the exons ATGGAGGAAGAATACATAAGAGTGATAAACATAACAGTGATTGGAGTTATCTCATGGGGTTTGATTTTCATCCTCGTGCGACGAATCTTCTCAAACTACTCCTTCGACTTCAGCACTCGTATTGTCTCGACCCTTCACGCCACAGTCGCGGTCGTTTTAGCAACTCTTACGATTCAAGATTGGTCTTGTCCAGTTTATCCCATAGCTTCCACTTCATCTCTCCAGCAGATGGAAACGATGGCTTTTTCTTTGTCTTACATGATCTACGATCTTATTTGCAGTCACTTTGATCAAGTCCTTAGCATTGATAATGCCGTTCATCATTCTGTCTGCATTCTTGGTTTTGTAGCTGGACTTTGCTACCGAAAG TGCGCATCCGAGATGGTTGCAGCAATTTGGATTACAGAGATCTCAAGTCCAGTCCTTCACCTCAGGGAGATTCTTAAAGAGATTGGTTACAGAGACACCGATCTCAATCTTGCCGCAGAT GTGTGTTTCGCAACAATCTTCTCACTCGCGAGAATGGTGGGTGGACCTTACCTCGTTTACGTCACGATGGCTGCTGATAATCCCATCCTCATCAAG GCAATGGCGTTGGGATTACAACTCGTGAGCGCATTCTGGTTTTACAAAATACTGAAGATGATGAGATACAAAATTATGAGAAGATCGATGCCCAATACAAAATCAGATTAG
- the LOC106451826 gene encoding 14-3-3-like protein GF14 phi, whose product MAAASSSSREEFVYLAKLAEQAERYEEMVEFMEKVAEGVELSVEERNLLSVAYKNVIGARRASWRIISSIEQKEESRGNDDHVTTIRDYRSKIESELSKICDGILKLLDSRLIPASSANGDSKVFYLKMKGDYHRYLAEFKTAQDRKDAAEHTLTAYKAAQDIATSDLPPTHPIRLGLALNFSVFYYEILNSPDRACSLAKQAFDEAIAELDTLGEESYKDSTLIMQLLRDNLTLWTSDMQDEGTEEIKEAAATKPAQEEKET is encoded by the exons atggcGGCAGCATCATCCTCGTCCAGGGAAGAGTTTGTATACCTAGCGAAGCTGGCGGAGCAAGCGGAGCGATATGAAGAGATGGTTGAATTCATGGAAAAAGTGGCGGAAGGCGTGGAACTCAGCGTGGAGGAACGAAACCTCCTCTCCGTGGCTTACAAAAACGTAATCGGCGCTCGTCGTGCCTCGTGGCGCATCATCTCCTCCATCGAACAGAAGGAAGAGAGCCGCGGGAACGATGACCACGTCACCACGATCCGTGACTACCGAAGCAAGATCGAGTCTGAGCTCTCCAAAATCTGCGACGGCATCCTTAAGCTGCTCGATTCAAGACTCATTCCCGCTTCTTCTGCAAACGGAGACTCCAAGGTTTTCTACCTTAAGATGAAGGGAGATTACCATAGGTACTTGGCTGAGTTTAAGACCGCTCAGGACAGGAAAGACGCCGCCGAGCATACCCTCACCGCTTACAAAGCCGCTCAGGACATTGCTACCTCTGATTTGCCTCCAACCCACCCCATCCGTCTTGGTCTGGCTTTGAACTTCTCTGTCTTTTACTACGAGATTCTCAACTCTCCGGACCGTGCTTGCAGTCTCGCTAAGCAG GCATTTGATGAAGCAATCGCTGAGTTGGATACTCTTGGCGAGGAGTCATACAAGGACAGTACTTTGATCATGCAGCTTCTCCGTGACAACCTTACCCTTTGGACTTCTGACATGCAG GACGAAGGTACAGAGGAGATCAAAGAAGCGGCAGCAACAAAGCCTGctcaagaagagaaggagaCTTAA
- the LOC106345183 gene encoding TLC domain-containing protein 5 isoform X2 produces MEEEYIRVINITVIGVISWGLIFILVRRIFSNYSFDFSTRIVSTLHATVAVVLATLTIQDCHFDQVLSIDNAVHHSVCILGFVAGLCYRKCASEMVAAIWITEISSPVLHLREILKEIGYRDTDLNLAADVCFATIFSLARMVGGPYLVYVTMAADNPILIKAMALGLQLVSAFWFYKILKMMRYKIMRRSMPNTKSD; encoded by the exons ATGGAGGAAGAATACATAAGAGTGATAAACATAACAGTGATTGGAGTTATCTCATGGGGTTTGATTTTCATCCTCGTGCGACGAATCTTCTCAAACTACTCCTTCGACTTCAGCACTCGTATTGTCTCGACCCTTCACGCCACAGTCGCGGTCGTTTTAGCAACTCTTACGATTCAAGATTG TCACTTTGATCAAGTCCTTAGCATTGATAATGCCGTTCATCATTCTGTCTGCATTCTTGGTTTTGTAGCTGGACTTTGCTACCGAAAG TGCGCATCCGAGATGGTTGCAGCAATTTGGATTACAGAGATCTCAAGTCCAGTCCTTCACCTCAGGGAGATTCTTAAAGAGATTGGTTACAGAGACACCGATCTCAATCTTGCCGCAGAT GTGTGTTTCGCAACAATCTTCTCACTCGCGAGAATGGTGGGTGGACCTTACCTCGTTTACGTCACGATGGCTGCTGATAATCCCATCCTCATCAAG GCAATGGCGTTGGGATTACAACTCGTGAGCGCATTCTGGTTTTACAAAATACTGAAGATGATGAGATACAAAATTATGAGAAGATCGATGCCCAATACAAAATCAGATTAG